A segment of the Fimbriimonadaceae bacterium genome:
TCGTCGATGTCGCAAATGGCGGGTACGTCCACGTGTCCTGTCGCCAGGAAGTCGCTGAGCAGGCTGGTCCCGCGTCCGCCCACGCCGACAAACCCGATGCGCACGCGGTCGTGCTTCTCGAACGGCACGCCCAGCATCGTCTTGTGCTTGGTGGCGGGCACCTTGCCCGTGTCGGGGACCCGTGACTGGGCTCCGACCAACGAAGGGACAGCTGCGGTGGCCGCGGCGACGGCCGAGGTCTGTAGCAGGCTGCGGCGGCTCATTCGGTCAGATTCGTTCGACATAGCTCTAGTTTGAGGATAGCAGAGGAAGGGTCACCCTCGTCGGGGTCGTCGGTCCGTAGAGGATGGATTGGACGGCCTTGACAAAGTCTTTCTCCTGGGCGTGGTAGATGTCGCAGAACGTTTGGGGGTTCCGGTCGATCAACGGGAACCAACTGGACTGGACCCTGACGACGAGGCGCGTCCCCTTCTTCCAGGTGTGGAAGACGTCGTTCAGCCGGAAGTGGACTCGCTCCACCTTGCCCGGCGCGAGGGGAGTCGGCCGCGAAAGGCTCTCGCGGTACTTGGCCCGCATGACGTCGCTCCGGATGAACTTGACCGCGGGGTCGTGGCCGGCCGTCTCGCCCTGCTCGCCCACCCGGACGACGAAGTCGGCGTCCGTCCCCGTCGATTTGACGTAAAGGTCGACGTCGATCGGCCCGGCGACGGTCACGTCCCGTCCAAGAGGCGGGGCCACCAGCGTCACCGTGTCAGCCAGTTCGGCGGGCAAGGGTTCCGGCAGCATGTACTGGGTGTTCCGGCCAGTCAGCTTGCCCGGATAGTAGGGGACGGGTTTGGCCGGGTCAGACGTGTAGGAAAAGTCGCCTCGCTGCTTGGGCCGCGTGAAGGAGAGCCCCCCGGGCGCCGCGTAAAGCGACATCGGCGTGGTGGCGGGTGGCCAAGCGGCGAACCGTCGCCAGTTCATGTCCGTCGTGTTGACGACACTCACCAGCGGCTGTCGACGAGTGGTGGCCCGGTGACCCCGCAACCGGTCGTCGAAGAACGGAAACTCGATCGACTCCTTGAAGGTCTTGGCGGTGTCCACCATCCAGTCGGGGAACGAGCCCCGGTTGGCCTCACCCAAGTGCCAGCACCCATGGAACCACGGGCCGACAACCAGATAGGCCTCTCCCTTGCCAGGGCGCGACCGCACCGCACGGTAGCAGGCCAAGGGGCCGAATTGGTCCTCAGCGTCATACCAGCCCGCCACCCACAGCATGTCCGGTCGGACGTTGCGCAGGCGGAGGGGCAAGCTCCGGGCCTTCCAGAAGTCGTCAAAGTCCGGGTGCTTGACCACGTTGTTCCAGAACGGTTGGCGCCCATGGAAGTACTCCTTGTCGACGTTGCTGAGCGGGCCCAGGCGGAGGAAGAAGTCGTAGGCGTCGTCTCCCCACGACACGGTGGCGGTCCGGGTGTCTTCCTCACTCGGGCCGCCCACCCGTCGGCCGGCAAATCCGGAAAAGAACCCGACGCAGTCTTGGAACATCAAGGCCCCGTTGTGGTGAAAGTCGTCGCCCCGCCACCAGTCGCCTGTCGGGGCCTGAGGTGAGACCGCTTTCAGGGCCGGGTGGGGGCACATGGCCGCCTCTGCGGCATAGCCTCCCGGATAGCTGATCCCCGCGACCCCGACCCTGCCGTTGTTCTTCGGCACGTTCTTGACGAGGAACTCGATCGTGTCGTAGGTGTCGGTCACCTCGTCGGCGTCCCTGGGGCCGGTGCGGGCCCCCTTGATCGGTCGCACGTCCTCGAAATCCCCTTCCGACATGTAGCGGCCCCGCACGTCCTGGTTGACGATGATGTAGCGCAGGTCGAAGAACTTGGTCGACGCCCCAAAATGCGGCCTGATCTTGTCCTTTCCGTACGGATGGCAACCGTACGGTGTGCGTTCCATGAGCATGGGGTGCGTCCGGTCGGGCCCGTCGTCACCTTGCTTCGGGACATAGACGGCGGTGTAGAGGCGGACACCGTCCCTCATCGGGATCCGGTACTCAAACTTGTCGTAGTGCGCGGCCCAATCTTGGGCGTGGGCCGCCGAAGCCAAGGCCGCGAGGAGGAGGCCGGTCAGAAGACGCATTCGGAGATCATATCCCCCGACCGCCAGGTCGGGCACCTACGACTTGTCCGGGACGAACTTCATTGATTCCGAATTGATGCAGTATCGGATGCCGGTCTTGTCGACAGGCCCGTCGTCAAAAACGTGCCCCAGGTGTCCGTCACACCGGGCGCACAAGACTTCGTACCGGGTCATTCCGTAGCTCCGGTCGACACGGAGCCACACGTTTTCCCGCTTGATGGGCTGGAAGAACGACGGCCATCCCGTGCCGCTCTCGAACTTGGCCGCCGTTGTGAACAGGGGCAGGCCGCACCCTGCGCAAACGAACGTGCCGGGCTTGTCCACATGAAGCAGGCCGCCGCAGAATGGCTTCTCGGTGTCCTTGGCGCGCAAGATCTTGTACTGCTCCGGCGTGAGCTGCTTTTTCCATTGCGCGTCCGACTTGACCACCTTGTCGGCCCGCTTCGGGCTGGCATTTTCGACAGTCAGGCCCGCGTAGGTCGTCGCCTTGGGGTCGTCTTGCTTAGCCTGGTGCACCGGCGCGGTCATCGTGCACGACGCCAAGGCGAGGCCCGCGAGAATCGACATGCCCATACCGTTCATGTTAGCGGAAATGCGTCAGGGACGGATTTGTCCCCGCTAAACCGCGCACGCCGGGACCTCAAGGTCCGGCGCCGGGCCAGGACGGCCGATGTAGTAGCCCTGGGCCATGTCCGCGCCGCAGTCCATCGCCGTCCGATACTGGGCTTCCGTCTCAATGCCCTCGGCGACGACGACCGCCCCCTTGCTGTGGGCATAGTCGACGACCCCGACAAACAGCGAGACGTCGGCCTCGGTCGGCGTCACCGGACAGAGGGCGCGGTCAAACTTCACGTAGTCGGGCCGGACCCGGTCGATATGGCTGAGGGTGTTGTTGCCCGCCCCCACATCGTCGAGGGCGACTTTGATTCCCTCGCGCCGGGCCGCATGGGCGACTTCGACCAGCAGGACGTCGTCTGCGGCGTCCCCTGACTCCAGCAGTTCAAGCGTGACCCGGTCGCGGCGCAGTTCAAAGGCGTCGATCTCATCGGCCAGTTTGGCCATGTCGGACGCGGCGTCAGTGAACGCGGTCGGGAACACGTTGACGAACAGCCCCCCCGTGCTCACGATCGAACGGGAGGCCACCGCGAAAGCGTTCTCCCGGGCCCGGGCGTCAAACTCCATCGACCGCCCGTGGGCCCGGGCCGCCTCCAAGATCTGCCCACCGCTTAGGTTCAGCTCTTGGTGCCAACCTCGGGCCAGTGCCTCGTGGGCCACCGTGTCGCCTGTCCGCACGTCGACGATCGGCTGGAAGTGACTGGTCATCCCGTGGCGCAACACCCCGTCGAACCAAGGCGTCTGGGTCCGAAGCAACATGGTGTCGAGGTCGACGCACGCCCATGGGCTGGGCTTCCGGCCGTGCTCAAGGGACGCGGCGACGAACGATCGCCTCTCCTGGCTCTGCAGACCGTCGACAAAATCCGCGAACAACCTGCCCCAGCCGGGACCAGTGAAGACATGTGTCTCTTCATCGATCGGCGAGCACCCGGGATGGTCGACCAGATATTGCGTCGAGCGGGGGTCAATGGCCCAGACGGCCACCCCAGTCTCGCCGGTCCCAGCGGCAATACGTGACAAGTCCAACGACGGTCCCTCCGTCAGCATCCTCCGTGATCCTCCTGGCCCGAAATCCATTTCCGGCCTGTCGCGTCCCACGTGCGACCACGTCACTATACTGCCAGTGGAAAAGCTGTGTAAAGCGCGGTTGCCAATTTATGCGTATTTCTGGCATTTATTCCGTCCTGAGCCAGACACATTTCAGATAGAGGGCCTCGGGAAAGGTGACCGGGGCGGGATGGTCAAGGTCTTGATAGGTCACTCCTTCTAGGAATAACGATTTGCCCATGTCGTTTGCCGCCAAACGGCAAACGTCGATGGTTTCTGCCAATGGGAGCTGGTAACTGCAGTTGCAGACGACAAGACGGCCACCCGGAGCCAACAGAGGGAGCGCGCGGCAGACAAGTTTCCATATCGCCCACTTGAGGCTGTCCCGCTTCGACTTGTCCTTGGCGATGGCGGGCGGGTCAAGAATGATCCAGTCGAACTGGCCCAGGCTGGCAGCTTCTTCGACCAAGAAGTCGAAGGCGTTGGCTTGGACAAACGGGACCTCGAGGCCGTTCAACCTCGCGTTGGTCCGGGCCGACTCGATCGCGACGGGGTGGATGTCCACCCCGTAGGCGGTCGCGCCGGACCGAGCGGCGGCAAGGGCAAAGCCCCCGGTGTAGCAAAAGCAGTCCAAAACCTTCTGGCCGGGCCGGACGAGCGAAGCCAGGAGCCGGCGCGAGTTGCGCTGGTCCAGATAGCCGCCGGTCTTGAGGCCACCGAGGATAGGAACCTCCATAACGAGCCCAGACTCCGTCATCCGCACGACCGGCGGGCAGTCTCCGTGCACTGGACCCGTGACGGGGGCCAGTCCTTCTTCTTCCCTCCCCGCCATGTCGCTCTTCTCAAAGATGGAGCGGGGGGCGAAGACATCGACCAGGGCGGGCAGCCAGGCGTCCCGCAGCCGCTCCGCTCCCAGAGTCCGTACCTGGAGCACCAGGTGCCCCGCATAGTCGTCTACGATGAGGCCAGGCACACCGTCTGCCTCGCTGAACAGGACGCGCCGGGCGTCGGTGTCGGTCACAAGGCGTTCGCGCGCCGCCAGCGCGGCCTTGAACCGGCGGGCGAAGAACCCCTCGTCGACCGCCTCGTCCTCGAGCGTCATGACCCGGAAGGGAAACCGACTGGCCCCGTTGTAGGTCCCCACCGCCAGAAACCGCCCCTCATGGTCGACCAACCGGGCCAGCGCGCCGTCCTCCGGCCGGGGCCCGGGCAAAAGTTCACCTCGCTGTACCCATGGGTATCGCCCCCGGATCTTCTTCTCTTTGCCGGGGGCAAGGTTGAGGGTCACCAAGTCGTTCACGGGCTGACCCTACCCAGCGGGCGGCGGGGGCGGGGGACCTGTCCTCCACACGAGACCGACCCATTTGTGCCGAATATGCTAAAATAGCGGTTCGCGGACAGGTGGCTGAGTGGTCGAAAGCGCTCGCCTGCTAAGTGAGTAGGGGCGATTGCCCCTCGCGGGTTCGAATCCCGCCCTGTCCGCCAGGTCGCTCTTCGGTTTGGACGCGCCAGGAAGAAGCAAGATGACGATGACCCGCGCTCTGGCCTTGGCCCTCGTTGCCGTCCCCGTCCTGGCTTCGGCGCAGTCCAGTCTGGACGAGTACCTCAAGGTGCGGAAGCAGTACGGAATCACCCAGGCCGCTTCGTCCATCGCGCTCGACACGTTTGTCGGCGACCGTGTCGTCGAGGTGCAGGGCGTCATCAGCGGCTCCATCTCGGTGGGTGACGCCACCACGATCATCCTCGTCAACCCCGAAGGTGGCGACATCTACGTCAGTTCCAAGAAGGTGCCGGACTGGATGACGTTTTCCAATGTCGCGGCCCGGCTCATCGTGCGGGCTTCCCGCTCGGGAGAGTCTTCCAAGGCCGACGCCCAAATCATCGCCGCCTGGCCCGAGGGCGACGTCGCACAGTACGAAGCAAAACTTCGCGCCGCCGAGGAAGCCAGAAAGGCCGCGGAGGCAAGGAAGCGGGCGGCCAAGCCGCCGGCGTCACGCGGAGGCAAGGGCAGGCCTGCGCCCCTGCCCGGCAACATCCCGCCCGCCTTGGGGGTTTCGCCATTGGGTGACAACCCGCCGTTCTCCGCCGAGACCGAGGCGATGGTGCCCAGGTACGCCGCCTACATCAAGTCGGTCAACCGGAAGCTGCCCAACGAAGACGCCGAGCAGATCGCCCGGGCCATCGTCGGCTACGGCGTCCGCTACGGGGTCGACCCTCGGCTGGTGATGGCCCTTGTCCAGGCCGAGAGCGACTTCCGCCCGGCGACGACCAGCCACAAGGGCGCGATGGGCCTTGGTCAGATCATGCCCGACGAGAAGGCCAGGTTCGGCCTTTCCGACGCCTACGCGACAGACCAGAACCTGTACGCGACAGTCAGGCTCCTGCGCGAGGACATCGAGAAGTACAGCAAGACCCACGGTGAGACGTGGAACGCCCTGATCCTCTCGCTCGCCGCCTACAACGCGGGCCATGGCGCGGTCAAGAAGTACGGCTACCAGGTGCCGCCGTACAAGGAAACCCAGAACTACGTCCGCAAGGTCATCGCCAACTACAAGGCGTTCTGTGGCAT
Coding sequences within it:
- a CDS encoding class I SAM-dependent rRNA methyltransferase, encoding MNDLVTLNLAPGKEKKIRGRYPWVQRGELLPGPRPEDGALARLVDHEGRFLAVGTYNGASRFPFRVMTLEDEAVDEGFFARRFKAALAARERLVTDTDARRVLFSEADGVPGLIVDDYAGHLVLQVRTLGAERLRDAWLPALVDVFAPRSIFEKSDMAGREEEGLAPVTGPVHGDCPPVVRMTESGLVMEVPILGGLKTGGYLDQRNSRRLLASLVRPGQKVLDCFCYTGGFALAAARSGATAYGVDIHPVAIESARTNARLNGLEVPFVQANAFDFLVEEAASLGQFDWIILDPPAIAKDKSKRDSLKWAIWKLVCRALPLLAPGGRLVVCNCSYQLPLAETIDVCRLAANDMGKSLFLEGVTYQDLDHPAPVTFPEALYLKCVWLRTE
- the msrB gene encoding peptide-methionine (R)-S-oxide reductase MsrB, whose protein sequence is MSILAGLALASCTMTAPVHQAKQDDPKATTYAGLTVENASPKRADKVVKSDAQWKKQLTPEQYKILRAKDTEKPFCGGLLHVDKPGTFVCAGCGLPLFTTAAKFESGTGWPSFFQPIKRENVWLRVDRSYGMTRYEVLCARCDGHLGHVFDDGPVDKTGIRYCINSESMKFVPDKS
- a CDS encoding EAL domain-containing protein produces the protein MFADFVDGLQSQERRSFVAASLEHGRKPSPWACVDLDTMLLRTQTPWFDGVLRHGMTSHFQPIVDVRTGDTVAHEALARGWHQELNLSGGQILEAARAHGRSMEFDARARENAFAVASRSIVSTGGLFVNVFPTAFTDAASDMAKLADEIDAFELRRDRVTLELLESGDAADDVLLVEVAHAARREGIKVALDDVGAGNNTLSHIDRVRPDYVKFDRALCPVTPTEADVSLFVGVVDYAHSKGAVVVAEGIETEAQYRTAMDCGADMAQGYYIGRPGPAPDLEVPACAV
- a CDS encoding CocE/NonD family hydrolase; its protein translation is MRLLTGLLLAALASAAHAQDWAAHYDKFEYRIPMRDGVRLYTAVYVPKQGDDGPDRTHPMLMERTPYGCHPYGKDKIRPHFGASTKFFDLRYIIVNQDVRGRYMSEGDFEDVRPIKGARTGPRDADEVTDTYDTIEFLVKNVPKNNGRVGVAGISYPGGYAAEAAMCPHPALKAVSPQAPTGDWWRGDDFHHNGALMFQDCVGFFSGFAGRRVGGPSEEDTRTATVSWGDDAYDFFLRLGPLSNVDKEYFHGRQPFWNNVVKHPDFDDFWKARSLPLRLRNVRPDMLWVAGWYDAEDQFGPLACYRAVRSRPGKGEAYLVVGPWFHGCWHLGEANRGSFPDWMVDTAKTFKESIEFPFFDDRLRGHRATTRRQPLVSVVNTTDMNWRRFAAWPPATTPMSLYAAPGGLSFTRPKQRGDFSYTSDPAKPVPYYPGKLTGRNTQYMLPEPLPAELADTVTLVAPPLGRDVTVAGPIDVDLYVKSTGTDADFVVRVGEQGETAGHDPAVKFIRSDVMRAKYRESLSRPTPLAPGKVERVHFRLNDVFHTWKKGTRLVVRVQSSWFPLIDRNPQTFCDIYHAQEKDFVKAVQSILYGPTTPTRVTLPLLSSN
- a CDS encoding lytic transglycosylase domain-containing protein; translated protein: MTRALALALVAVPVLASAQSSLDEYLKVRKQYGITQAASSIALDTFVGDRVVEVQGVISGSISVGDATTIILVNPEGGDIYVSSKKVPDWMTFSNVAARLIVRASRSGESSKADAQIIAAWPEGDVAQYEAKLRAAEEARKAAEARKRAAKPPASRGGKGRPAPLPGNIPPALGVSPLGDNPPFSAETEAMVPRYAAYIKSVNRKLPNEDAEQIARAIVGYGVRYGVDPRLVMALVQAESDFRPATTSHKGAMGLGQIMPDEKARFGLSDAYATDQNLYATVRLLREDIEKYSKTHGETWNALILSLAAYNAGHGAVKKYGYQVPPYKETQNYVRKVIANYKAFCGIKD